In one Dama dama isolate Ldn47 chromosome 5, ASM3311817v1, whole genome shotgun sequence genomic region, the following are encoded:
- the ATP5MC1 gene encoding ATP synthase F(0) complex subunit C1, mitochondrial → MQTTGALLISPALMRSCTRGLIRPVSASFLSRPEIPSVQPSYGSGPLQVARREFQTSVVSRDIDTAAKFIGAGAATVGVAGSGAGIGTVFGSLIIGYARNPSLKQQLFSYAILGFALSEAMGLFCLMVAFLILFAM, encoded by the exons atgcagaccACCGGGGCACTACTCATTTCTCCTGCTCTG ATGCGCTCTTGTACCAGGGGTCTGATCAGGCCTGTGTCTGCCTCCTTCCTGAGTAGGCCAGAGATCCCATCTGTACAG CCTTCCTACGGCAGTGGCCCACTGCAGGTGGCCCGGCGGGAATTCCAGACCAGTGTTGTCTCCCGGGACATTGACACAGCAGCCAAATTTATTGGTGCTGGGGCTGCCACAGTTGGTGTGGCTGGTTCAGGGGCCGGTATTGGAACAGTGTTTGGCAGCTTGATCATTGGCTATGCCAG GAACCCGTCTCTGAAGCAGCAGCTCTTCTCCTATGCCATTCTCGGTTTTGCCCTGTCTGAGGCTATGGGGCTCTTCTGTTTGATGGTCGCCTTCCTCATCCTCTTCGCCATGTGA